In Burkholderiales bacterium, the sequence CTCAACATCGTATCGCCTAAGAGTCACGGCTTCCTCAATTCCTGCTACGCGAACGAAGCCAACAAGATTCGCGGCCAGGGCGCACAATTCGTACTGATCAATCCAAGCGACGCCATGCCGCGCGGCATCGAACACGGTGTTGCGGTACGCGTGTTCAACGAGCGCGGTGAGTTTCAAGCCAACGCCGAAGTCACCGAGGACACGCAGCCGGGCGTAGTTATATCAACGCTCGGCTACTGGCGTAGCAAGAATGCCGGCGGCGGCGCGGTCAATGTGATCAGCTCCGATGAATTCGTCAACATGGGTCACGCGCCGACGTTCTCGGATAATCTCGTCGAGGTCGCGCTGGCGAGTTAAGAATCCAATCCCGCGAGAGCAGGAAGGCACCGCGATTCGCGGCTTTTATTCCGGAATGACAAACCAGATTGCCGCGTCGGCTGCGCCTCCTCGCCATGTCGTGGTGTCATTGCGAGCGGCCTTTAGAACTGGGCTTGAACCGGCGGAAGCAATCTGTTTTTGCGGTTTTAAAGTTTAGCCGTCGGGGAGTCTCCACCAACATCAGGAACAGGCCTCATTAGCGCGCGCTTGGCAGATCTGCGCTCGCGCTGCTTTCTTCCCGCGCCGGCAACGGCGCTTCCAGATCTCTGATGATGTCGTAATACAGCCGCACGTTTTCGGTCATCACTGCCGCCTCGCCGCCGCGCGCGGCGCCGTATTTCAACTTGCTGTAGTGCTCTTCCTGCGCAAGCAGCGGCAGGGTTTTCTTGATATCGATCCAGGAATCCGGGTTGAGGTCGCGTTTTTGCGTCAGCACGCGACCGTCTTCGAGATGGCCCAATCCGAGGTTGTAGGCGGCGAGCGCGATCCACGTGCGATCGGGTTCGGGAATACGTTCCGGCAGTGTTTTCCTCAGCGTCTGCAAATAGCGCGATCCGCCCATGATGCTTTGCTTCGGATCGAGCCGATTGCCGACTTTCATGCGTTCGGCTGTGTCTTCGGTCAGCATCATCAGGCCGCGCACGCCCGTCGATGAGGTCGCTTGCGGGTCCCAGTGCGATTCCTGGAATGCGAGCGCCGCGA encodes:
- a CDS encoding molybdopterin oxidoreductase family protein — protein: LNIVSPKSHGFLNSCYANEANKIRGQGAQFVLINPSDAMPRGIEHGVAVRVFNERGEFQANAEVTEDTQPGVVISTLGYWRSKNAGGGAVNVISSDEFVNMGHAPTFSDNLVEVALAS